The following proteins come from a genomic window of Aricia agestis chromosome 19, ilAriAges1.1, whole genome shotgun sequence:
- the LOC121736757 gene encoding uncharacterized protein LOC121736757 has protein sequence MSVKGESSKDKNMSEKLTLSFLTKFIKPYSGDRESLPAFLTNCENAMLLASPEQQLILCKFIISQLEGKAQVACSLKTFSNWAELKLFLRSTFGEKKHATHLLSDLQNCKQMSNEDVIKYSLRIEQILTRIQSNIHYSCVDENELPGRIAAMEELALNTFLLGLNSSISIIVRCKNPKTNVGHTIMECRKRQFNMKRRVNAGNAQRDDVHIPSHTCDFEYNVHNDHQTQSKHDDLN, from the exons CAAAGGAGAGTCATCTAAAGACAAAAATATGTCCGAAAAATTAAcgctttcatttttaactaaatttattaaaccTTATTCTGGTGACAGAGAGTCACTTCCTGCATTTCTCACAAACTGTGAAAATGCTATGTTACTAGCCAGTCCAGaacaacaattaattttatgtaaatttattatttctcaatTAGAAGGCAAGGCACAAGTCGCCTGtagtttaaaaacattttcaaattgggcggaattaaaattatttttacgctCAACTTTCGGCGAAAAGAAACACGCAACTCATTTATTATCTGATCTCCAAAATTGTAAGCAAATGTCCAATGAGGATGTCATAAAATATTCACTAAGAATTGAACAAATTTTAACTCGAATTCAATCTAATATTCATTATAGTTGCGTAGACGAGAATGAACTTCCCGGTCGAATTGCGGCTATGGAAGAACTcgctttaaatacatttttattgggCTTAAATTCTTCTATTTCTATTATTGTTAGGTGTAAAAATCCTAAGACC AACGTCGGTCACACGATCATGGAATGTCGTAAGCGTCAATTTAATATGAAACGCCGCGTAAACGCTGGCAACGCGCAACGTGACGACGTTCATATTCCTTCACATACATGTGACTTTGAATATAATGTTCATAATGATCATCAGACTCAATCCAAGCAcgatgatttaaattaa